One genomic region from Leptolyngbyaceae cyanobacterium JSC-12 encodes:
- a CDS encoding RNA polymerase, sigma subunit, RpsC/SigC (IMG reference gene:2510094731~PFAM: Sigma-70, region 4; Sigma-70 region 3; Sigma-70 region 2; Sigma-70 factor, region 1.2~TIGRFAM: RNA polymerase sigma factor, sigma-70 family; RNA polymerase sigma factor, cyanobacterial RpoD-like family) translates to MPATSFYVEADYDEQAFSQRFQSDVPDGDPAVEDLMSLEMDSMDPDHLRRAASRRTTDLVRLYLQEIGRVRLLGRDEEVSEAQRVQRYMSLLDLRQRTADKEAGAIQQYVKLIEAHDRLTAHLGHRPSLERWATEAGVTVADLKPIMAEGKREWAKVAKLSVEELETIQMEGIRAKEHMIKANLRLVVSVAKKYQNRGLELLDLIQEGTLGLERAVEKFDPTKGYRFSTYAYWWIRQGITRAIATQSRTIRLPVHITEKLNKIKKAQRKISQEKGRTATMEDIAKELDMTPPQVREVLLRVPRSVSLETKVGKEKDTELGDLLETDDITPEDTLMREALRRDLQQLLADLTSRERDVIQMRFGLGDGQPYSLAEIGRALDLSRERVRQIEAKALQKLRQPKRRNRVRDYLEALS, encoded by the coding sequence ATGCCAGCAACATCTTTCTACGTTGAAGCAGACTACGACGAGCAAGCCTTCTCTCAGCGTTTTCAGTCTGATGTCCCAGATGGTGACCCAGCAGTTGAAGACCTGATGAGTCTAGAGATGGATTCGATGGATCCAGACCACCTTCGCCGCGCCGCAAGTCGCCGTACAACGGATTTGGTGCGCCTTTATCTGCAAGAAATTGGTCGGGTGCGCCTATTAGGGCGAGATGAAGAAGTTTCGGAAGCTCAGCGAGTACAGCGCTATATGAGCTTGTTAGACCTCCGGCAGAGAACGGCAGATAAAGAAGCAGGTGCGATTCAGCAGTACGTCAAGTTGATTGAAGCTCACGATCGCCTCACGGCTCATTTGGGGCACCGTCCCTCTTTGGAACGCTGGGCAACGGAGGCAGGCGTCACGGTTGCTGATCTCAAACCCATCATGGCAGAAGGCAAGCGTGAATGGGCAAAGGTTGCTAAGCTTTCTGTGGAAGAACTGGAAACCATCCAGATGGAAGGGATTCGGGCAAAGGAACACATGATTAAGGCAAATTTGCGCCTGGTTGTGTCAGTTGCCAAAAAGTACCAGAATCGTGGACTGGAACTGCTGGATTTGATTCAAGAAGGCACGTTGGGACTGGAACGAGCAGTTGAAAAGTTTGACCCTACCAAGGGATATCGATTCAGCACCTATGCTTACTGGTGGATTCGGCAAGGCATTACACGGGCGATCGCGACTCAAAGCCGCACCATTCGCCTACCCGTCCACATCACCGAAAAGCTGAACAAGATCAAGAAGGCACAGCGCAAAATCTCCCAGGAGAAAGGGCGCACTGCCACTATGGAGGATATTGCGAAAGAACTGGACATGACTCCGCCTCAGGTGCGGGAAGTATTGCTGCGAGTCCCTCGTTCAGTGTCCTTAGAAACCAAAGTTGGGAAAGAAAAAGATACCGAGCTTGGCGATTTGCTGGAAACCGATGATATTACCCCCGAAGATACCTTGATGCGGGAAGCGTTGCGTCGGGATTTGCAACAACTTTTGGCCGATCTCACGAGCCGCGAACGAGATGTCATTCAAATGCGCTTTGGCTTGGGGGATGGGCAGCCTTATTCACTGGCTGAAATTGGTCGTGCCCTTGATCTCTCCCGTGAACGAGTGCGCCAAATTGAGGCGAAAGCATTGCAAAAACTGCGCCAACCCAAGCGTCGCAATCGGGTTCGCGATTATCTAGAAGCTCTCAGTTAG
- a CDS encoding glycerol-3-phosphate dehydrogenase (IMG reference gene:2510094732~PFAM: NAD-dependent glycerol-3-phosphate dehydrogenase C-terminus; NAD-dependent glycerol-3-phosphate dehydrogenase N-terminus), with protein MSLSLNSSTVRISIIGSGAWGSTLANLASRRGHSVRMWSRRSPHSLQSVLNEADLVISAVSMKGVRAVVEQLQTLQIATQTIFVSATKGLDANSGSPTELPMLPSQIWQAAFPTHPVVVLSGPNLSDEIQQGLPAATVVASENLAAAERVQLAFSSNSFRVYTNPDGLGVELGGILKNVIAIAVGTCDGLQLGTNAKAALVTRGLAEIIRIGSYWGAKPETFYGLSGLGDLLATCNSPLSRNYQVGYGLAQGKLLQEVLATLSGTAEGVNTTQVLVRLANQQQIAVPISQQVHRLLQGEITPQAAVEALMLRDHKPEITS; from the coding sequence ATGAGTCTTTCTCTCAATTCATCAACTGTTCGCATCTCAATCATTGGTTCAGGTGCCTGGGGTAGCACATTAGCCAATCTCGCAAGTCGCCGAGGGCATTCAGTCCGAATGTGGTCACGCCGAAGTCCTCACAGTTTGCAGTCTGTATTAAATGAAGCCGATTTGGTCATTTCTGCCGTTTCCATGAAAGGGGTTCGTGCAGTTGTTGAACAACTCCAAACGCTGCAAATTGCGACTCAGACTATCTTCGTATCTGCCACTAAGGGGCTAGACGCCAATTCTGGTAGCCCAACCGAACTGCCCATGCTGCCATCCCAGATTTGGCAGGCAGCTTTTCCGACTCACCCGGTAGTCGTGTTATCAGGACCTAACCTGTCAGACGAAATTCAGCAAGGACTCCCTGCTGCAACTGTGGTTGCTAGTGAAAATCTCGCTGCCGCAGAGAGAGTGCAACTGGCGTTTTCATCAAATAGTTTTCGGGTGTATACCAATCCCGATGGGTTAGGTGTGGAACTGGGTGGAATTTTGAAGAATGTGATTGCGATCGCTGTGGGCACTTGTGACGGCTTACAACTTGGCACGAATGCCAAAGCTGCTCTAGTGACCCGTGGATTGGCAGAAATCATCCGAATTGGCAGCTATTGGGGAGCCAAACCTGAAACATTTTATGGATTGTCCGGCTTGGGCGATCTTTTGGCCACCTGCAACAGTCCTTTAAGCCGCAACTATCAAGTTGGCTATGGACTGGCTCAGGGCAAATTACTACAAGAAGTTTTAGCAACTTTATCTGGTACAGCGGAAGGCGTTAATACGACTCAAGTATTAGTGCGCCTTGCCAATCAACAACAGATTGCAGTGCCTATTTCTCAGCAAGTACATCGACTGTTACAAGGCGAGATTACTCCCCAAGCAGCTGTAGAAGCCTTGATGCTACGAGACCATAAGCCTGAGATCACTTCATAG
- a CDS encoding lipoate synthase (IMG reference gene:2510094733~PFAM: Radical SAM superfamily~TIGRFAM: lipoate synthase), which produces MVVKPEWLRVKAPQWERVGRVKDVLRDLGLNTVCEEASCPNIGECFSNGTATFLIMGPACTRACPYCDIDFEKKPKPLDPSEPERLAEAVRRMRLNHVVVTSVNRDDLPDGGATQFDRCIQAIRQASPHTTIEVLIPDLCGNWDALDIIVNANPEVLNHNTETVPRLYRRVRPQGDYARSLELLRRVHEMAPHIYTKSGIMVGLGETDEEVRQVMQELRTVHCDILTIGQYLQPTQKHLGVQDFVTPEQFDLWQAFGESLGFLQVVSSPLTRSSYHAEQVRALMEHYPRQRSLSPNL; this is translated from the coding sequence GTGGTCGTCAAGCCAGAATGGTTGCGAGTCAAAGCTCCGCAATGGGAGCGGGTTGGCAGAGTTAAAGACGTTTTACGAGATTTGGGACTAAATACGGTTTGCGAAGAAGCTTCTTGCCCCAACATTGGTGAATGCTTCAGCAATGGGACTGCCACGTTTTTGATTATGGGACCTGCCTGTACTCGCGCCTGCCCCTATTGCGATATTGATTTTGAGAAGAAACCAAAACCGCTCGACCCTAGTGAACCCGAACGCCTTGCAGAAGCCGTGCGGCGGATGCGGCTCAATCATGTGGTAGTTACATCGGTGAACCGAGATGACTTACCGGATGGCGGGGCTACCCAATTTGATCGCTGTATTCAGGCAATTCGCCAAGCATCTCCCCACACCACCATTGAAGTCTTAATTCCAGACTTGTGTGGCAACTGGGACGCGCTAGACATTATTGTGAATGCGAATCCAGAAGTGCTGAATCATAATACAGAAACCGTTCCTCGTCTGTATCGTCGAGTACGCCCACAAGGGGATTATGCGCGATCGCTAGAACTGCTGCGTCGGGTTCACGAAATGGCTCCCCACATCTACACTAAGAGCGGCATCATGGTTGGGTTGGGCGAAACGGATGAAGAAGTGAGGCAGGTCATGCAAGAATTGCGGACAGTTCACTGCGATATTTTGACGATTGGGCAATATCTTCAGCCCACTCAAAAACATCTCGGCGTTCAAGATTTTGTCACACCAGAACAGTTTGACTTGTGGCAAGCATTTGGTGAATCGCTTGGCTTTTTACAGGTTGTTTCCTCTCCTCTGACGCGCAGTTCTTATCATGCTGAACAAGTCAGGGCATTAATGGAGCACTACCCACGGCAGCGATCGCTCAGTCCTAACCTATGA
- a CDS encoding LSU ribosomal protein L28P (IMG reference gene:2510094734~PFAM: Ribosomal L28 family~TIGRFAM: ribosomal protein L28) — protein MARTCQLTGKKANNAYAISHSHRRTKKLQEVNLQWKRVWWEEGKRWVRLRLSTKAIKTLEKKSLSQFAKEAGLNLNKL, from the coding sequence ATGGCTCGTACCTGTCAACTCACTGGGAAAAAGGCAAATAACGCGTATGCCATCTCCCACTCGCACCGCCGCACCAAAAAGCTGCAAGAAGTGAACCTGCAATGGAAACGCGTTTGGTGGGAAGAAGGAAAACGCTGGGTGCGTTTGCGTCTCTCAACAAAGGCAATTAAAACACTAGAGAAGAAGAGCCTCTCCCAGTTTGCTAAAGAAGCTGGACTTAATCTCAACAAGCTTTAA
- a CDS encoding hypothetical protein (IMG reference gene:2510094735): protein MSLASLYSQAIAFSQRRSNLLVLLAISSFWFLLLISSGTLFSGFHFMDDHDFVAIHYHLTTKQMGFFEVIAQWLKIDHETGRFRPFYFINRIFQTQFLGINVPLWAAYTGLQAILTTFFFFLFAKLIKYSVLQALLFALLTTVGAQSAIWWMLGPAETVGTFLLSVCLIFVALSVTNSRWQTVYQILVVLYALLMSLCKESFILMLPAIALLVVWLHQKTLDSWKHAIQKTSFVWIALLLVCLCELLFVKFSLGTTPDIGYAGVSGFSPTATWDAIQSLTSNGSGWIILAGLGILIFQTYEGKFFAPGHTISQEIVRKVFSPLMIPFILLGLIVIPQGVLYAKSGIDQRYLLPGIIAYSFFIICLDSQVKLHSKKLRYLLLILMTISLSLKLHPVWSAARIFALEGFSTNRLLSTVIAKTTPTDSILIVTNPVAYYEWNYSIKKYLNYVADRHNLYVLTFEQRDVNNFGRNLREFYGDSTLTKIDDRQSIQCIVVFPSLNNAFLRNTSDWFNPQQYQEFVFGNFNRNLNPDSKMNVYCKK, encoded by the coding sequence ATGTCTTTAGCAAGTTTGTATTCGCAGGCGATCGCTTTTTCTCAAAGACGTAGCAATTTGCTAGTGTTGCTAGCAATCTCTAGTTTTTGGTTTTTGCTGCTCATTAGTAGCGGCACCTTGTTTTCGGGGTTTCACTTCATGGATGATCACGATTTTGTCGCGATTCACTACCACTTAACCACGAAACAAATGGGCTTTTTTGAAGTCATTGCTCAATGGTTAAAAATTGATCATGAAACGGGGCGCTTTCGCCCCTTTTATTTTATTAATCGAATTTTTCAAACTCAATTTTTGGGCATTAATGTACCGCTTTGGGCAGCTTATACCGGGCTACAAGCAATTCTGACCACCTTTTTTTTCTTCCTCTTTGCCAAGCTAATAAAATACTCAGTATTGCAGGCACTTTTATTCGCATTGCTCACAACAGTAGGTGCACAATCAGCTATTTGGTGGATGTTGGGACCAGCGGAGACGGTTGGAACTTTTTTGCTGTCTGTCTGCCTGATCTTTGTAGCGCTTAGTGTAACCAATTCACGCTGGCAAACTGTTTATCAAATACTAGTAGTTCTATATGCGTTGTTAATGTCACTATGCAAAGAAAGCTTTATTCTCATGCTGCCAGCGATCGCGCTATTAGTTGTTTGGTTGCATCAGAAGACATTAGATTCTTGGAAACACGCGATTCAAAAAACTTCCTTTGTTTGGATTGCATTGCTTCTTGTATGTTTGTGTGAACTTTTATTTGTTAAATTTTCTCTAGGTACAACTCCAGATATCGGCTATGCAGGAGTTTCTGGTTTTAGTCCAACTGCGACTTGGGATGCTATTCAAAGTTTAACTAGCAACGGGTCGGGGTGGATTATTTTAGCTGGATTAGGAATTTTAATCTTTCAAACCTATGAAGGAAAATTTTTTGCCCCGGGTCACACTATTTCCCAGGAGATAGTGCGAAAAGTATTTTCTCCGTTAATGATTCCTTTCATCTTGCTTGGATTAATTGTGATTCCACAAGGTGTTTTATATGCTAAGTCTGGAATTGATCAACGATATTTGCTGCCGGGAATTATTGCCTATTCCTTTTTCATTATCTGTCTTGATTCACAGGTCAAACTGCACTCAAAGAAATTGAGGTATCTACTCTTGATTTTAATGACAATCAGTTTGTCTCTTAAGCTTCATCCAGTTTGGAGCGCTGCTCGCATTTTTGCATTAGAGGGTTTTTCAACCAATCGTCTGCTTTCAACCGTGATTGCAAAGACAACGCCTACGGATTCTATTTTGATTGTGACGAATCCTGTTGCTTACTATGAGTGGAACTACTCGATTAAAAAGTATTTAAACTATGTGGCAGATCGCCACAACTTGTATGTCCTCACCTTTGAGCAACGAGATGTGAATAATTTTGGAAGGAATTTAAGAGAGTTCTATGGCGATAGTACCCTTACTAAGATTGATGATAGACAATCAATTCAATGTATTGTCGTATTTCCATCGCTCAACAATGCTTTTCTGAGAAACACATCAGACTGGTTTAATCCACAGCAGTACCAGGAATTTGTATTTGGTAATTTCAACCGTAACCTCAATCCCGATTCTAAAATGAATGTTTATTGTAAAAAATAG
- a CDS encoding putative O-linked N-acetylglucosamine transferase, SPINDLY family (IMG reference gene:2510094736) has translation MPSSSLTTPISHSADQALLQGDYQQAAHLYEQLAEAEPNIKSHYWYLGVALLLQGQEAEAQTAWLLAMADGEPEEIEQWTAELVEVLAAESNRLEKSGDTQFAWVMRQHLREIYPNNIDNLLCLIQLSAQLEQLTDDTLDELGIIPALESYPGEINAERLLQTLQIVLDTVAPVGIVVDFTAACLRHLSASMSVFSVVLNAAIKIAYGVRCPLLSAHLVEEYCKLDPNNLEALWHLATFYQNARDYDMGIAVARSRLELVSTTIEQVLSNKLVLRGLMSAGGRWQESLDTFQSHLQRLSTLIAEYPTNLNSAHVLRLFNSPYFLPYFQDDLRQNRTMQNQVMQLCYANVQQYAGDRMIRYRSRPSRDRSATKRLKVGYLSHCMGQHSVGWLARWLLKYHDREQVELYGYFVTNRQGDYLHEWFQSQMDHTCRMGIDCADDAHALADCIYEDDLDILVDLDSITLDVTAEIMTLKPAPVQVTWLGWDAAGIPTIDYFIADPYVLPDWAQDYYPEKIWRLPQTYIAVDGFEVEVPNLRREDLDIPSDAIVYLSTQKGYKRHRETAKLQMRIIKNVPNSYFLIKGFADQNSIQAFFYQIAEEEGVNPEQLRFLPDAPSEAVHRANMMIADVVLDTFPYNGATTTLETLWMGVPLVTRVGEQFAARNSYTMLKNVGVEAGIAWTDEEYVEWGVRFGKDEALRQQVNWQLRQSRQTAPLWNGRQFAREMENAYAQMWANYLKQSSS, from the coding sequence ATGCCTTCATCTTCTCTCACAACCCCAATTAGCCACTCTGCTGATCAGGCATTGCTGCAAGGTGATTATCAGCAAGCAGCACACTTGTATGAACAGTTGGCAGAAGCGGAACCCAACATTAAATCCCACTACTGGTATCTGGGGGTAGCCTTATTGTTACAAGGGCAAGAAGCGGAAGCCCAAACAGCTTGGCTGCTGGCAATGGCAGATGGTGAACCAGAGGAGATTGAGCAATGGACGGCTGAGTTAGTAGAGGTGTTGGCAGCGGAAAGCAATCGCCTGGAGAAGAGCGGCGACACTCAGTTTGCCTGGGTAATGCGCCAACATCTGCGAGAAATTTACCCCAATAATATTGATAATTTACTCTGTCTAATTCAGTTGTCTGCTCAATTAGAGCAATTAACAGATGACACATTAGACGAACTAGGAATCATTCCAGCGCTGGAATCTTATCCAGGCGAAATCAACGCAGAGCGGTTGCTCCAAACGCTCCAAATTGTTTTAGATACCGTTGCTCCAGTCGGTATCGTAGTTGACTTTACGGCTGCTTGCTTGCGGCATCTGTCAGCATCAATGTCTGTGTTTAGTGTGGTACTGAATGCTGCGATCAAAATTGCTTATGGGGTTCGCTGCCCGTTGCTGTCTGCCCATCTAGTTGAAGAGTACTGCAAACTTGATCCCAACAATCTGGAAGCCTTGTGGCATCTGGCAACCTTCTACCAGAATGCACGAGATTATGATATGGGCATTGCAGTGGCGCGATCTCGTCTGGAACTGGTTAGCACAACGATAGAGCAAGTTTTGTCTAACAAGCTGGTATTACGAGGATTGATGTCAGCGGGAGGGCGTTGGCAAGAATCGCTAGATACATTCCAGTCTCATTTACAGCGGTTGTCTACCCTGATTGCAGAATACCCAACCAACCTCAATTCGGCTCATGTTCTCAGGTTGTTCAACTCGCCCTATTTCTTGCCCTACTTTCAGGATGACCTGCGCCAGAACCGCACGATGCAGAATCAGGTGATGCAGCTTTGTTATGCGAATGTGCAGCAGTATGCGGGCGATCGCATGATTCGTTATCGGTCTCGCCCTTCACGCGATCGCAGCGCCACAAAACGGCTTAAGGTCGGTTATCTATCTCACTGCATGGGGCAGCATTCCGTTGGCTGGCTTGCCCGTTGGCTGTTGAAATATCACGATCGCGAACAAGTGGAACTATACGGCTACTTTGTTACCAATCGGCAGGGTGATTATTTGCACGAATGGTTTCAGAGTCAGATGGATCATACCTGCCGGATGGGAATTGACTGTGCTGATGATGCCCATGCCCTGGCAGACTGCATTTATGAAGACGACCTTGATATTCTCGTGGATCTGGATAGCATCACGCTGGATGTGACGGCGGAAATTATGACGCTCAAGCCTGCCCCAGTTCAGGTCACGTGGTTAGGCTGGGATGCAGCAGGAATTCCCACGATTGATTATTTTATTGCGGACCCCTATGTGCTACCCGATTGGGCGCAAGACTACTACCCGGAAAAAATTTGGCGTTTGCCCCAAACTTACATTGCCGTGGATGGGTTTGAAGTAGAAGTGCCCAACTTACGCCGGGAAGATTTGGACATTCCATCTGATGCGATCGTCTATCTCAGTACTCAGAAAGGGTACAAGCGACATCGGGAAACCGCAAAGCTGCAAATGCGAATTATCAAAAACGTCCCGAATAGCTACTTTTTGATTAAGGGCTTTGCTGACCAAAACTCGATTCAAGCCTTTTTCTACCAGATTGCTGAGGAAGAAGGGGTGAATCCTGAGCAGTTGCGCTTCCTGCCCGATGCTCCTAGCGAAGCAGTTCACCGGGCAAATATGATGATTGCCGATGTGGTGCTGGATACGTTTCCCTACAATGGCGCAACCACTACGCTAGAAACCTTGTGGATGGGGGTGCCGCTGGTGACCCGTGTGGGTGAACAATTTGCTGCCCGCAACAGCTACACCATGCTGAAAAATGTGGGAGTGGAAGCAGGCATCGCTTGGACAGATGAAGAATATGTCGAGTGGGGCGTGCGTTTTGGCAAGGACGAAGCCTTACGGCAACAGGTGAACTGGCAATTGCGGCAGTCTCGCCAAACTGCCCCTCTGTGGAATGGGCGACAGTTTGCCCGCGAGATGGAGAATGCCTATGCTCAAATGTGGGCAAACTATTTGAAGCAGTCATCTTCTTAA
- a CDS encoding prepilin-type N-terminal cleavage/methylation domain-containing protein (IMG reference gene:2510094737~PFAM: Prokaryotic N-terminal methylation motif~TIGRFAM: general secretion pathway protein G; prepilin-type N-terminal cleavage/methylation domain): MKTEFKAKFLNHLIQRKKDDKGFTLIELLVVIIIIGILAAIALPAFLNQANKAKQSEAKTYVGSMNRGQQAYYLEKNEFVTQDADFGKLGLGVATETGNYQYKVGGGTAAGATPAGITNRGIVRSTNAPLKPYVGGVNTATVQATSEATTLAILCEGDKAVAVGGVDGSAATATYDVNNGPSCPGDFTLIK; this comes from the coding sequence ATGAAGACAGAATTCAAAGCTAAATTTCTGAATCACCTGATCCAACGCAAAAAAGACGACAAAGGATTCACCCTGATCGAACTGCTGGTTGTTATCATCATCATTGGGATTTTGGCAGCTATTGCGCTCCCCGCCTTCTTGAACCAGGCAAACAAAGCCAAGCAATCGGAAGCCAAGACCTACGTTGGTTCCATGAACCGCGGTCAACAGGCTTACTACCTGGAGAAGAACGAGTTCGTAACCCAAGACGCGGACTTCGGTAAGTTGGGTCTGGGTGTGGCAACCGAAACCGGCAACTACCAGTATAAGGTCGGTGGTGGAACCGCTGCTGGTGCAACTCCTGCTGGTATTACCAACCGGGGGATTGTTAGGTCAACAAATGCCCCTCTGAAGCCTTATGTGGGTGGTGTGAACACGGCAACTGTTCAAGCAACCAGTGAAGCCACAACTTTGGCAATTTTGTGTGAAGGGGATAAGGCTGTTGCAGTTGGTGGGGTTGATGGTTCTGCTGCAACCGCAACCTATGATGTCAACAATGGTCCAAGCTGTCCTGGCGATTTCACGCTGATCAAGTAA
- a CDS encoding malonyl CoA-acyl carrier protein transacylase (IMG reference gene:2510094738~PFAM: Acyl transferase domain~TIGRFAM: malonyl CoA-acyl carrier protein transacylase), whose protein sequence is MTKTAWVFPGQGSQAVGMGMDLLELPDAAAKFDQAHEILGWAIADVCQSEETLSRTLYTQPCLYVVESVLVDELKARGQQPDLVAGHSLGEYVALYAAGVFDFATGLRLVKRRAELMDSTSEGMMAALIGCDRDQLDQQLQQTPGVVLANDNNAGQVVISGTPEAVETILNIVKAKRAVKLNVSGAFHSPLMKDAAADFQTTLDRVTFQTAQVPVLSNVDPTPATDADVLKQRLSQQMTGSVRWREISLQLPQEGITQVIEIGPGKVLTGLIKRTCPDLALVNVNTLAEIPG, encoded by the coding sequence ATGACTAAAACCGCATGGGTGTTTCCTGGACAGGGTTCTCAGGCAGTGGGGATGGGGATGGACTTGCTAGAACTGCCAGATGCTGCCGCAAAATTTGACCAGGCACATGAGATCTTGGGGTGGGCGATCGCGGATGTGTGCCAGAGCGAGGAAACCCTTTCCCGCACGTTGTATACCCAACCCTGCCTCTACGTAGTTGAAAGTGTACTCGTAGATGAATTGAAAGCTCGTGGGCAACAGCCAGACCTTGTGGCGGGGCACAGTTTGGGAGAGTACGTAGCGCTGTATGCAGCAGGCGTGTTTGACTTTGCCACTGGATTAAGATTGGTCAAACGGCGAGCAGAATTAATGGATAGCACCTCTGAAGGCATGATGGCAGCATTGATTGGTTGCGATCGCGACCAGCTTGATCAGCAACTTCAGCAAACCCCTGGAGTCGTATTAGCAAACGACAACAATGCTGGACAAGTAGTGATTTCCGGTACACCTGAAGCTGTGGAAACGATCCTGAATATCGTCAAAGCTAAACGCGCCGTCAAACTCAATGTCAGCGGAGCCTTTCACTCTCCCTTAATGAAAGATGCTGCCGCCGACTTTCAAACCACTCTGGATAGAGTAACCTTTCAAACGGCTCAGGTTCCCGTCCTGTCGAACGTAGATCCCACTCCCGCCACTGATGCCGATGTATTGAAGCAACGTCTGAGCCAACAAATGACAGGCTCTGTCCGCTGGCGCGAAATATCGCTACAACTACCGCAAGAAGGCATCACCCAAGTAATTGAAATTGGTCCTGGTAAAGTATTAACGGGCTTAATTAAACGCACCTGTCCTGATTTAGCACTTGTCAATGTGAACACTCTTGCCGAAATTCCAGGCTGA
- a CDS encoding 1-acyl-sn-glycerol-3-phosphate acyltransferase (IMG reference gene:2510094739~PFAM: Acyltransferase~TIGRFAM: 1-acyl-sn-glycerol-3-phosphate acyltransferases) translates to MGREREPFASLVLYHLFKWSVVSPMLHTYFRGRIYGAENVPQTGPLVIVSNHASDFDPPMLSNCMQRPVAFMAKEELFQVPVLKQAITLYGAYPVKRGSPDRSAIRAALASLEQGWAVGVFITGTRTRDGRVTDPKLGAAMIAAKAQAPLLPVSLWGTHAIFQKGSALPRPVPVTVRVGELMPPPTSSKREELEIVTQQCADAINSLLDLGR, encoded by the coding sequence ATGGGCAGAGAACGCGAACCATTTGCTAGCCTAGTCCTCTATCACCTGTTTAAGTGGTCGGTAGTCAGCCCAATGCTGCATACCTACTTTAGAGGGCGGATTTATGGAGCGGAAAACGTCCCGCAAACAGGTCCACTAGTGATTGTGAGTAATCACGCTAGCGATTTTGACCCGCCGATGCTCTCGAACTGTATGCAGCGACCTGTGGCATTTATGGCAAAAGAGGAGTTGTTCCAGGTACCTGTGTTAAAACAGGCAATTACGCTGTATGGAGCCTATCCAGTAAAACGCGGCTCACCTGATCGCAGCGCTATTCGAGCCGCCCTCGCCTCGCTAGAGCAGGGTTGGGCAGTTGGTGTGTTTATCACGGGCACCCGCACCCGCGATGGACGAGTGACCGATCCTAAATTGGGCGCAGCCATGATTGCAGCCAAAGCTCAGGCTCCTTTACTACCCGTGAGTTTGTGGGGAACCCATGCCATTTTTCAGAAGGGTTCCGCCCTGCCTCGTCCGGTTCCGGTGACGGTGCGAGTCGGAGAGTTAATGCCTCCACCGACCTCATCTAAGCGGGAAGAGTTAGAAATCGTGACGCAGCAATGTGCAGATGCTATTAATAGCTTGCTGGATTTGGGACGGTAG